The sequence GCGCCACCTGGGTCTCGAGGTCCGCGATCCGCTGCAGGAGCGTCTCTTCATAGCCAGTCGTTGCCGCCCGGGGGTCTATCACGAGCTCGTTCTGCACGCCGGCAACGCCGGGAGTGTCGGCGGCGATTGCCTCGATGATCGAGCGCGCTTCTTGGGTTGGGACGCGGCCAGCCAGGGTCACGACGCCTGCATGGGCGTCGACATCGATCTTCATGCCGGAGACTCGACGCGAGAGTCCCAGGGCGCTCCGTACCCGCGCCTTCTGGGCCGCATCTATCGAGGTCTCCCGGACGGTCGACAACTTCTTGCCGATCTCACGCAGGTCGAGCCGGTCGGCGTAGGCAAGCACGCCCACGCCTCCGGCCAGGATCAAAGCCAGGGCGATGAGCCAGCGCCGCCGGCGAGCCGGCGGCGGCGTCTTGCTCGCGAAAACAGGTCGGGTGTCTTCTGTCATCTTGGGACCTTCTTTCTGTCCTCAGGCAGCCTGATCGGAGCGCCCGGTAGTTCCCGCCTTCCTTGAAGGTCGCTCATTCCGAGCCGCGGGACTGTGACCTGCGTCATGTCTCGCCTAATGTGATCCAGAGCACAACGGGTTCCCCTTGTCACCAGCCTCCCGCCGTGGTTGCTCCTTCAGCCGGGCTTTTAGTCCTACGAGCGCTACGACCGGCGACCCATGGAAGACACACGCCTCCAATCCCCAAGCAGATCAGCAACTTGAAGCGCCCTCGAAGCTTCCGGCCCAGCAATGATCAGACCTATAGCCGGGTGGAACCGCGCCGGTGCCCCGGTGAGCCACAGGCTAACCGGGGATTAGGACACTACTTGTGA comes from Vicinamibacteria bacterium and encodes:
- a CDS encoding BON domain-containing protein, which codes for MTEDTRPVFASKTPPPARRRRWLIALALILAGGVGVLAYADRLDLREIGKKLSTVRETSIDAAQKARVRSALGLSRRVSGMKIDVDAHAGVVTLAGRVPTQEARSIIEAIAADTPGVAGVQNELVIDPRAATTGYEETLLQRIADLETQVALQERLRREPLLASASLKVDVDHGIVILRGWVESELERAGAQKIAQAAVGADHVRNEIDTRSQTGGPEDRLARRVEFELYTTGAFDLARIQVRSEAGLVHIEGSVRSQAERLLAARLAEVVPGVRQVVNDLTLTEKSS